A portion of the Gimesia chilikensis genome contains these proteins:
- a CDS encoding PQQ-like beta-propeller repeat protein produces the protein MHFTSQLTVLFVVLSVGQTCLAENYPQFRGANSNAVSATPLPVNWSDAAGEQTNIRWKKPLEGEGWSQPIVWENRVYMTAAVPANPAKKNVARPESNRGGYGRDRNDLVNVLFQYQVVCLDAATGEQIWKKTVKEGKPPMPRHSTNTYATETPVTDGKRIYAYFGMNGVYCLDLKGEVLWQKDLGVYEMRAGWGTSSSPVLFEDRLFIQVDNQEQSFLVALDTKTGEEIWKVNRDEKSQYSSPMIWKNSLRNELIVGGTVYRSYDPATGKLLWTLDMNKGRSSATPVAVGDRLIIGNELRNRGGDDDGGGRLYSVKPGGTGDITPPGDGRQGEFVEWRMDGSGIQMASPTWLDGNLYFFERRRGIIRCVDLETGRLEYESRVPGARAFWASPWTDGKHLFALDSNGNTHVIAAGDELKVVAVNKLDQQAWGTPAIADGSIFIRTVDNLYRIDAEQ, from the coding sequence ATGCATTTTACTTCTCAACTTACCGTGCTGTTCGTCGTGCTGTCCGTGGGTCAAACGTGCCTGGCTGAAAACTATCCTCAGTTCCGCGGTGCGAATTCGAATGCGGTCTCTGCGACGCCGCTGCCCGTCAACTGGTCGGATGCTGCGGGAGAGCAAACCAATATTCGCTGGAAGAAGCCCCTTGAGGGTGAAGGCTGGTCGCAGCCGATTGTCTGGGAGAACCGCGTTTACATGACGGCTGCGGTGCCTGCCAATCCCGCAAAGAAAAACGTTGCCCGGCCGGAATCCAACAGAGGTGGCTACGGCCGCGATCGTAACGATCTGGTCAACGTGCTGTTTCAATACCAGGTGGTCTGTCTGGATGCCGCCACTGGCGAGCAGATCTGGAAGAAGACGGTGAAAGAAGGCAAGCCGCCGATGCCGCGGCACAGCACCAACACCTATGCCACGGAAACGCCGGTCACAGACGGGAAACGGATTTACGCGTACTTCGGCATGAACGGCGTGTATTGTCTCGACCTGAAAGGTGAGGTGTTGTGGCAGAAAGATCTGGGTGTGTATGAGATGCGGGCCGGCTGGGGCACGTCGAGCTCGCCGGTGCTGTTCGAAGATCGGCTGTTCATTCAGGTTGATAACCAGGAGCAATCCTTCCTCGTCGCCCTGGATACGAAAACCGGAGAGGAAATCTGGAAGGTCAATCGCGATGAAAAGTCGCAATACAGCAGTCCCATGATCTGGAAGAATTCGTTGCGGAATGAACTGATCGTGGGGGGCACCGTCTATCGCTCCTACGATCCGGCGACTGGAAAGTTGCTCTGGACGCTGGATATGAACAAAGGACGTTCTTCGGCGACCCCCGTTGCGGTGGGCGATCGGCTGATCATCGGGAACGAACTGCGCAATCGGGGCGGCGATGATGACGGCGGCGGGCGGCTCTACTCTGTTAAACCGGGTGGCACGGGCGATATTACTCCGCCGGGCGACGGCAGGCAGGGGGAGTTCGTGGAGTGGCGGATGGATGGTTCGGGCATTCAAATGGCATCGCCGACCTGGTTAGACGGTAACCTGTATTTCTTCGAACGCCGGCGAGGCATCATTCGTTGTGTCGATCTCGAAACGGGGCGTCTGGAATATGAGAGCCGCGTCCCGGGGGCCCGCGCGTTCTGGGCGTCGCCCTGGACCGACGGCAAACACCTGTTCGCGCTGGATTCCAATGGCAACACGCATGTCATCGCGGCTGGTGACGAACTGAAAGTGGTGGCCGTGAATAAGCTCGACCAGCAAGCCTGGGGCACGCCCGCCATCGCCGACGGCAGCATCTTTATCCGCACGGTCGACAACCTGTATCGGATTGATGCGGAGCAGTGA
- a CDS encoding SdiA-regulated domain-containing protein, with product MSIASLQFETSCSIKNKALGLREPSGLTIDPEGSLWTVCDRSRRLFQLDSNGQILSTREVDNKGLEGITFDSRGHILVVDEDAGKILKYDPATGKEIADRRLKDMQGFAAVSLCFGESDNNGLEGITHDPLRSEILLLKEADPGLLIAVSDDLQRIVTVDHLDESRGFVDEELDSEAIDFSGICYDRVRDLCWIVSDQAGQVFIYDRHSGRVTQRFPFEAAGKTVRKAEGVTLDRESKYLYIVCDQDAELARFRIVD from the coding sequence ATGTCCATTGCTTCGCTGCAATTCGAGACATCCTGTTCGATCAAAAACAAAGCACTCGGACTCCGCGAACCATCGGGGCTCACCATCGATCCAGAAGGATCCTTATGGACCGTCTGTGATCGCTCCCGTAGACTCTTTCAACTCGATTCCAACGGTCAGATCCTCTCGACGCGGGAGGTCGACAACAAAGGTCTCGAGGGCATCACCTTCGATTCCCGGGGGCACATCCTGGTCGTCGACGAAGATGCCGGCAAGATCCTGAAGTACGATCCCGCCACGGGAAAGGAAATCGCAGACCGCCGGTTGAAGGACATGCAGGGCTTCGCTGCCGTCTCCCTCTGTTTCGGAGAGTCCGACAACAATGGACTGGAAGGCATTACCCATGACCCTCTACGTTCCGAAATCCTGCTGCTCAAGGAAGCCGATCCGGGACTGCTGATCGCCGTCAGCGATGATCTGCAGCGCATCGTCACCGTCGATCACCTGGACGAAAGCCGGGGATTCGTCGACGAGGAACTCGACTCTGAAGCCATCGATTTCTCGGGCATCTGTTATGACCGCGTCCGCGATCTCTGCTGGATTGTCAGCGATCAGGCCGGACAGGTCTTCATTTACGATCGGCACAGCGGCAGGGTCACCCAGCGTTTCCCCTTCGAGGCTGCAGGAAAAACGGTACGCAAAGCCGAAGGAGTCACCCTGGATCGCGAGTCAAAGTATCTCTACATCGTCTGCGATCAAGATGCAGAACTGGCCCGGTTCCGGATTGTCGATTGA
- a CDS encoding DUF1552 domain-containing protein codes for MLNRRQMMQTLAAGAGAAFGLPLLPERLLAMPTSKDTPKRIVFFMQNQGFDPATCIPEGMKRSGSLAKVKLPEPISPLEPYKDRLHIINGLHGIHTSPSHSAFFGALGGYRGSDGVPPSASTIDYELSKILPQTLLPHLCIGMDSIENMRTKPTIATLSASGAGQPIFMHSNPNHLYQMLYGGISTGDIRRQHEARSNIFNQIEQLAAAKGNALPVADQQRYGQFVDGFKEVNGLRDRLDSVAGHLSKFAPKVDGRYTSPEHETDWHDVLLDLGISSLTSGITNTLTIGSGRGEIFGAWKGLGIEQQGHNLGHMEQPGNPIWIKIRQYNSRMLVRIIEALESIPEGSGTMMDHTLIVYTSNNADKQHTSGANWPVMLLGNFDGAFKTGCFTQLDGKRPINSLYATLLEAAGVPCEHFNMNEKLARKFDSGSGPLQELLA; via the coding sequence ATGCTCAATCGTAGACAAATGATGCAAACCCTGGCCGCCGGTGCCGGTGCCGCCTTCGGACTGCCCCTCCTGCCCGAACGTCTGCTCGCCATGCCGACCAGTAAAGACACTCCCAAGCGGATTGTCTTCTTCATGCAGAACCAGGGATTCGATCCGGCGACCTGTATTCCCGAAGGGATGAAACGCAGCGGCTCACTGGCGAAGGTCAAACTCCCTGAACCGATCAGCCCGCTGGAACCGTATAAAGATCGTCTGCATATCATCAACGGTCTGCACGGCATTCACACCAGTCCTTCGCACAGTGCCTTCTTCGGTGCGCTGGGCGGTTATCGCGGTAGTGACGGCGTACCGCCGAGTGCGTCGACCATCGATTACGAGTTGAGCAAAATCCTGCCGCAGACTCTGCTGCCGCATCTCTGTATCGGCATGGACTCCATCGAGAACATGCGGACCAAGCCGACCATCGCGACGCTCTCTGCCAGTGGCGCCGGTCAGCCGATCTTCATGCACTCCAATCCGAATCACCTGTATCAGATGCTGTATGGCGGCATCTCCACCGGCGACATTCGACGTCAGCACGAAGCCCGTTCCAATATCTTTAATCAGATCGAACAGCTGGCCGCAGCGAAAGGCAATGCACTGCCCGTTGCTGACCAGCAACGGTATGGTCAGTTCGTCGACGGTTTCAAAGAAGTCAACGGCCTGCGCGATCGTCTCGATTCGGTTGCCGGTCACTTGAGCAAATTCGCACCCAAAGTCGACGGTCGTTATACCAGCCCCGAGCACGAAACCGACTGGCACGATGTGCTGCTGGATCTGGGCATTTCGTCCCTCACGTCAGGCATCACTAACACGCTGACCATCGGTTCGGGCCGCGGCGAGATCTTCGGTGCCTGGAAAGGGCTGGGCATTGAACAGCAGGGCCACAACCTCGGTCACATGGAACAGCCGGGCAATCCGATCTGGATTAAGATTCGTCAATACAACAGCCGCATGCTGGTGCGGATCATCGAAGCCCTCGAATCGATCCCCGAAGGGAGTGGCACGATGATGGATCACACACTCATCGTTTACACCAGCAACAACGCCGACAAACAGCACACCAGTGGTGCCAACTGGCCGGTGATGCTGCTGGGCAATTTCGACGGTGCCTTCAAGACCGGCTGCTTCACCCAGCTGGACGGCAAACGGCCGATCAACTCGCTGTATGCAACACTGCTGGAAGCCGCCGGCGTTCCCTGTGAGCACTTCAACATGAATGAGAAGCTGGCCCGCAAGTTCGATTCCGGTTCCGGCCCGCTGCAGGAACTGCTGGCATGA
- a CDS encoding DUF1588 domain-containing protein, which translates to MIGFRLVAALSVLLSLLAVTHGETYTPGQKVSKDYQSFAKTFLKTHCVDCHGATDPEGNLSLHDLGPVDEVNAATWRSVWAQVTLKEMPPRDMTQPNVIERLQFSDWIVGELTNAMKDKGGFHDHLDPNKANYVDHELLFGPLPENINLVPTASPARLWRLTPQEHMTRLNELINKEPEYDPNKPGLRTHGDDVPTNHGGELKLYFGVDRIIKWQGGTVAYATAVKSVPAILSSARTHGLENYPDFYTVNSAEATQILSMAADILRYMAYGPLSIAKPYQISDDPRPVMKKWNGDIRGLPTSIVYSTKVMRPLTPVYDLMEQEGTTDASLQAAISYLFEMLTFRPPTPKESDQYLAIVKQSIDKLGKKDGVVLGLSALFLDRDALFRPELAAAGQPDQYGRVMLQDWELGLAVNHALRYIKPDAELRAAIVEGRMRTRADVKREVERMLADDTVRKPRVLRFFRDYFDYDLGGYICKDAKALADTGVSNRGQAHYRAMFDSTASTDRLIELILKDDRDVFQRLLTTNQVVATKADEIYFGERRTRKEEIAARKAAQEQAAKEAAKTGKEPSKADKRKAAQVNHKVTPTKLTGPEIFARVSRRSFGTGSMEPERILAKIPEDQRLGILTHPSWLVSHSDAMDNHAIRRGRWIRERLLGGGIPDVPITVDAMLPDEPDKTLRERMRVTREEYCWTCHKKMDPLGLPFEMYNHAGLYRETELEKPVDTTGAIIDSGDPKLDGEVANAIELIEKIAASERAEQVFVRHAFRFWMGRNETLNDAPVLQAAHRAYKENGGSMNALIVSLLTSDAFLYRTRNDAALVESD; encoded by the coding sequence ATGATCGGGTTTCGTCTCGTCGCCGCTCTTTCAGTGCTGTTAAGTCTGCTCGCTGTCACTCACGGCGAGACGTACACACCCGGGCAGAAGGTTTCCAAAGACTACCAGAGTTTTGCGAAAACCTTTCTGAAAACCCACTGTGTCGACTGTCATGGCGCGACCGATCCGGAAGGGAATCTTTCGCTGCATGATCTCGGTCCCGTGGATGAAGTCAACGCGGCGACCTGGCGGAGTGTCTGGGCACAGGTCACGCTGAAAGAGATGCCGCCGCGGGACATGACTCAGCCGAACGTCATCGAACGGCTGCAGTTCTCGGACTGGATTGTCGGCGAACTGACAAACGCGATGAAGGACAAGGGGGGCTTCCACGATCACCTGGATCCGAACAAAGCCAACTATGTCGACCATGAGCTACTCTTCGGCCCGCTGCCGGAAAACATCAATCTCGTCCCGACCGCGTCCCCGGCACGACTCTGGCGGTTAACGCCTCAAGAGCATATGACGCGTCTGAATGAACTGATCAATAAAGAGCCCGAATACGATCCGAACAAGCCGGGACTGCGGACGCACGGCGATGACGTTCCCACCAATCACGGAGGCGAACTGAAACTTTATTTCGGAGTCGATCGCATTATCAAATGGCAGGGCGGCACGGTGGCGTATGCGACCGCAGTCAAAAGCGTCCCCGCCATTCTGTCTTCGGCTCGCACACACGGGCTGGAAAACTATCCCGACTTCTACACCGTCAACAGTGCAGAAGCGACACAGATCCTGAGCATGGCGGCGGATATCTTGCGGTATATGGCATACGGTCCGTTGAGTATCGCCAAGCCGTACCAGATCAGCGATGATCCGCGTCCCGTCATGAAAAAATGGAATGGGGATATTCGCGGGCTGCCGACGAGCATCGTTTACAGCACGAAAGTCATGCGACCGCTGACACCCGTTTATGATCTGATGGAGCAGGAAGGGACCACCGATGCCAGCCTGCAGGCCGCTATCAGTTATCTGTTCGAAATGCTGACCTTCCGCCCGCCGACCCCGAAAGAGTCTGATCAGTATTTGGCCATAGTGAAACAGTCGATCGATAAACTCGGTAAGAAAGATGGCGTCGTCCTGGGGTTGTCAGCTTTGTTTCTCGATCGCGATGCCCTCTTCCGCCCCGAACTGGCCGCCGCCGGTCAACCCGATCAATACGGTCGCGTGATGCTGCAGGACTGGGAACTGGGACTGGCCGTGAATCACGCCCTGCGCTACATCAAACCTGACGCAGAGCTGCGGGCCGCGATTGTCGAAGGCCGCATGCGGACCCGCGCGGATGTCAAACGCGAAGTCGAACGGATGCTGGCAGACGACACTGTCCGCAAACCGCGAGTCCTGCGTTTCTTCCGCGATTACTTTGACTACGACCTGGGCGGTTACATCTGCAAAGATGCTAAAGCACTCGCAGATACAGGAGTGAGCAACCGGGGGCAGGCTCATTATCGGGCCATGTTCGATTCAACGGCCAGTACAGATCGTCTGATCGAACTGATCCTGAAAGATGATCGCGATGTCTTCCAGCGTCTGTTGACGACGAACCAGGTCGTCGCGACCAAAGCAGATGAAATCTATTTTGGTGAGCGACGAACCCGCAAGGAAGAGATCGCCGCCCGCAAAGCGGCGCAGGAGCAGGCGGCAAAAGAAGCGGCCAAAACCGGAAAGGAACCCAGCAAGGCCGACAAGCGAAAAGCCGCGCAGGTCAACCATAAAGTCACACCGACGAAGCTCACAGGACCGGAGATCTTCGCCCGCGTCAGTCGTCGCAGTTTTGGTACAGGCTCGATGGAACCGGAACGAATCCTGGCAAAAATACCTGAAGATCAGCGTCTGGGCATCCTGACGCATCCCAGCTGGCTCGTTTCGCATTCCGATGCGATGGACAATCACGCGATTCGTCGCGGCCGCTGGATTCGCGAACGGCTACTGGGCGGCGGCATTCCCGATGTGCCGATCACCGTCGATGCCATGCTGCCCGATGAACCGGATAAGACACTTCGCGAACGGATGCGGGTGACCCGCGAAGAATACTGCTGGACCTGCCACAAGAAAATGGATCCGCTGGGCCTGCCCTTCGAGATGTATAATCACGCAGGCCTGTATCGCGAGACCGAACTCGAAAAACCGGTCGACACCACCGGCGCAATCATCGATTCCGGCGACCCCAAACTGGATGGCGAAGTCGCCAACGCGATCGAACTCATCGAAAAAATCGCCGCCAGCGAGCGGGCCGAGCAGGTCTTTGTCCGCCACGCATTTCGGTTCTGGATGGGTCGCAACGAAACGTTGAACGATGCCCCGGTGCTGCAGGCAGCCCATCGCGCCTACAAAGAGAACGGCGGCAGCATGAATGCACTCATCGTCTCCCTGCTGACATCAGACGCCTTTCTCTACCGCACCCGCAATGACGCCGCGCTGGTGGAATCTGACTGA